One region of Hoeflea sp. 108 genomic DNA includes:
- a CDS encoding antibiotic biosynthesis monooxygenase, with the protein MDKKIAATFAEAPQPTTFVVNVIHAHPGQQEEAFRLIQDVVHYVAERKEGFLWSNLAKSTDGKTVVNIEAIQGAGNVDEFFSDPAFVEKFRKLDTVSSSEFHVYTVGDLVMPKVGGR; encoded by the coding sequence TTGGACAAGAAAATTGCAGCCACTTTCGCCGAAGCGCCGCAGCCGACGACATTTGTCGTCAATGTCATCCACGCCCATCCGGGCCAGCAGGAGGAAGCGTTCCGGCTGATCCAGGACGTCGTCCACTATGTGGCCGAGCGGAAGGAAGGGTTTCTCTGGAGCAATCTCGCCAAAAGCACCGACGGCAAGACGGTGGTCAACATCGAGGCCATTCAGGGGGCGGGTAATGTCGACGAGTTCTTCTCGGATCCGGCCTTTGTCGAGAAATTCCGCAAGCTCGACACCGTCTCTTCGAGCGAATTCCACGTCTATACCGTGGGGGATCTGGTGATGCCGAAGGTCGGGGGCAGGTAG